The proteins below are encoded in one region of Triticum aestivum cultivar Chinese Spring chromosome 1B, IWGSC CS RefSeq v2.1, whole genome shotgun sequence:
- the LOC123094660 gene encoding uncharacterized protein, whose product MEKTQCGSKGIAHRASAASGSGKHKRKGGGGGGAGKPIKVVYISNPVRVSTSAAGFRALVQELTGRNADPSKYTGSAAADGGESSAGSPAGPQMGPAPSPGSTAESSEGAAACSHNVPATTAPAGYGYEEEEDSFPPQLIDNRYSVFSPPTFLYGSHNEW is encoded by the coding sequence ATGGAGAAGACGCAGTGCGGTTCCAAGGGCATTGCTCACCGAGCCTCGGCGGCCAGCGGCTCaggcaagcacaagcggaagggcggcggcggaggaggagccggcAAGCCGATCAAGGTGGTGTACATCTCCAACCCGGTGCGGGTGTCGACCAGTGCGGCGGGCTTCCGCGCGCTCGTGCAGGAGCTCACCGGCCGCAACGCCGACCCGTCCAAGTACACCGGCAGCGCCGCCGCCGACGGCGGCGAGAGCAGCGCGGGGAGCCCGGCCGGGCCGCAgatgggccccgcgcccagccccGGCAGCACGGCGGAGTCATCGGAAGGCGCCGCCGCCTGCAGCCACAACGTCCCGGCCACAACAGCGCCGGCGGGCTACGggtacgaggaggaggaggacagctTCCCTCCGCAGCTGATCGACAACAGGTACTCCGTCTTCTCGCCGCCGACGTTCCTCTACGGCTCGCACAACGAGTGGTGA